From Penaeus vannamei isolate JL-2024 chromosome 12, ASM4276789v1, whole genome shotgun sequence, the proteins below share one genomic window:
- the LOC138863647 gene encoding pigment-dispersing hormone type 1-like, whose product MMRCIGLVVLLVAVAVSLERAAADPNLKYFEREVVSELAAQILRVAQGPSAFAAGPHKRNSELINSLLGLPKVMNDAGKR is encoded by the exons AT gATGCGCTGTATCGGCCTGGTTGTGCTCCTCGTGGCGGTGGCCGTGAGTCTCGAGCGCGCGGCGGCCGATCCGAACCTCAAGTACTTCGAACGCGAG GTGGTGTCCGAGCTGGCGGCACAGATCCTGCGCGTGGCCCAGGGACCCTCGGCCTTCGCGGCGGGACCTCACAAGCGCAACTCGGAGCTGATCAACTCCCTCCTTGGACTCCCCAAGGTCATGAACGACGCCGGGAAGCGATGA